One Nostocoides sp. HKS02 genomic window carries:
- a CDS encoding DUF3046 domain-containing protein: protein MRLSRFWELMNDEFGETYAGSLARGHTLHALGDVTVLEALDRGESPRRVWLALCDDMDVPESRRLGIERRHVR, encoded by the coding sequence GTGCGTCTGAGCCGGTTCTGGGAGCTGATGAACGACGAGTTCGGCGAGACCTATGCCGGCTCGCTCGCTCGCGGGCACACCCTGCACGCCCTCGGCGACGTCACGGTGCTCGAGGCGCTGGACCGCGGCGAGTCTCCTCGGCGGGTCTGGCTCGCGCTCTGCGACGACATGGACGTGCCCGAGTCGCGCCGACTCGGCATCGAGCGCCGGCACGTCCGGTGA
- a CDS encoding nitronate monooxygenase — MTRLDWSAHPLVLAPMAGGPTTVALAAAAARGGMFPFLAGAYLTAARLREDVAALRAATAAPFGVNVFAPSPNLPTMHADALAYAELLAPWAAAAGVELGEPRYDDDAFDAKVDLLVELAPPLVSFAFAWPPAEVVARLQAAGVEVWVTLNDPDEVAWAQELGVDGLVAQGWEAGGHRGGPVDTGAEQLAVRELVSALRDRSPLPVMAAGGLMTGGDAAQLRAVGAVASAFGTAFLDCVEAGTAGVHRYALTHRSGTRVTRAFTGRSARALSTTWTERFGDVAPAAYPHVHHLTAPLRAHGKATGEAELVHLWAGTGHAGIRPMAATELARTLRAELDAGNG; from the coding sequence GTGACCCGTCTCGACTGGTCGGCCCACCCGCTGGTCCTCGCACCCATGGCGGGCGGCCCGACCACCGTGGCACTCGCCGCCGCGGCGGCTCGGGGAGGGATGTTCCCGTTCCTCGCCGGCGCCTACCTCACCGCCGCGCGGCTGCGCGAGGACGTCGCAGCCCTGCGTGCGGCGACCGCGGCGCCGTTCGGGGTCAACGTCTTCGCGCCGTCACCGAACCTGCCCACGATGCACGCCGACGCCCTCGCGTATGCCGAGCTGCTGGCGCCGTGGGCGGCCGCCGCGGGCGTCGAGCTCGGCGAGCCGCGCTATGACGACGACGCGTTCGACGCCAAGGTGGACCTGCTCGTCGAGCTGGCGCCGCCGCTCGTGAGCTTCGCCTTCGCCTGGCCACCCGCCGAGGTCGTGGCCCGCCTCCAGGCGGCCGGCGTCGAGGTCTGGGTCACGCTCAACGATCCCGACGAGGTGGCCTGGGCGCAGGAGCTGGGCGTCGACGGGCTGGTGGCCCAGGGCTGGGAGGCCGGCGGTCACCGGGGTGGCCCGGTCGACACCGGCGCAGAACAGCTGGCGGTGCGCGAGCTCGTCAGCGCACTGCGAGACCGCAGTCCGCTGCCGGTGATGGCGGCCGGCGGGCTCATGACCGGTGGCGACGCCGCGCAACTGCGCGCGGTCGGCGCGGTGGCCAGCGCGTTCGGCACGGCCTTCCTGGACTGCGTCGAGGCCGGCACCGCCGGGGTCCACCGGTATGCGCTCACCCACCGCAGCGGCACGCGCGTCACGCGGGCGTTCACCGGCCGCAGCGCGCGGGCCCTGAGCACGACGTGGACCGAGCGGTTCGGCGACGTCGCGCCGGCGGCATACCCCCACGTGCACCACCTGACCGCGCCCCTGCGGGCCCACGGCAAGGCGACCGGCGAGGCCGAGCTGGTGCACCTGTGGGCGGGCACCGGCCACGCCGGGATCCGTCCGATGGCGGCCACCGAGCTGGCCCGCACCCTGCGGGCCGAGCTGGACGCCGGAAATGGGTGA
- a CDS encoding ABC transporter ATP-binding protein — protein MPDDDILLSASGLTKTFGDFTAVDGIDFAVRKGECFGFLGPNGAGKSSTMRMVGCVSPVSDGELRLFGLDPGQHGPAIRARLGSCPQKDTLDEELTVEENLWVYGRYFGLSRKEVRSRAAELLDFAQLTDRAGDKVEPLSGGMKRRLTIARSLINSPEILLLDEPTTGLDPQARHVLWDRLFRLKRSGVTLVLTTHYMDEAEQLCDRLVVMDHGRIVAEGSPRELIDTYSTREVLELRFDVEDQRDFAQQLAGVGERVEVLPDRLLVYTDDGDAAAAAVHARGIAPLSSLVRRSTLEDVFLHLTGRTLVD, from the coding sequence GTGCCTGACGACGACATCCTGCTGAGCGCCTCGGGGCTGACGAAGACCTTCGGGGACTTCACGGCCGTCGACGGCATCGACTTCGCGGTCCGCAAGGGGGAGTGCTTCGGGTTCCTCGGTCCCAACGGGGCGGGCAAGTCCTCGACGATGCGCATGGTGGGGTGTGTCTCCCCGGTCTCCGACGGTGAGCTGCGGCTGTTCGGGCTCGACCCCGGTCAGCACGGCCCGGCCATCCGCGCGCGCCTGGGCAGCTGCCCCCAGAAGGACACCCTCGACGAGGAGCTCACGGTCGAGGAGAACCTCTGGGTCTACGGCCGCTACTTCGGCCTCTCGCGCAAGGAGGTCCGCTCCCGGGCTGCCGAGCTGCTCGACTTCGCCCAGCTCACCGACCGGGCCGGTGACAAGGTCGAGCCGCTGTCCGGCGGCATGAAGCGGCGGCTGACGATCGCCCGCTCGCTGATCAACTCACCCGAGATCCTGCTGCTCGACGAGCCCACCACGGGCCTGGACCCGCAAGCGCGCCACGTCCTGTGGGACCGGCTCTTCCGGCTCAAGCGCTCCGGCGTGACGCTGGTGCTGACCACGCACTACATGGACGAGGCGGAGCAGCTCTGCGACCGGCTGGTGGTCATGGACCACGGGCGGATCGTCGCCGAGGGGTCGCCTCGCGAGCTCATCGACACCTACTCGACCCGTGAGGTGCTCGAGCTGCGCTTCGACGTCGAGGACCAGCGCGACTTCGCCCAACAGCTCGCCGGGGTGGGGGAGCGGGTGGAGGTCCTGCCCGACCGCCTGCTGGTCTACACCGACGACGGCGACGCGGCCGCCGCGGCAGTCCACGCCCGCGGCATCGCGCCGCTGTCCTCGTTGGTGCGCCGCTCGACCCTGGAAGACGTGTTCCTCCACCTGACCGGCCGGACGCTGGTGGACTGA
- a CDS encoding ABC transporter permease produces MSPLPPTEAVTEQWEQRATPGPRPALSAHERVLAVWEYHLRVYRRTWRGSVISRALMPLLFLLSMGVGLGSLVDHRAGGVHGVPYLAFVAPAILAVQTMWVANGESTYQVLGYIKWNMTYHAQLASPLGVRDVLSGHFLAVACHLVMSTSFFMVVAALFGGFHSWWALLCLPIAVLTGMAFSIPMFAFTAVQEGDNGFNILFRWIITPMMLFSGTFFPIQQLPVWMQPIAWATPLWHGVEACRAVASGTIAWGPLAGHLLVPLAYAAVGWWLAERAFARRLVP; encoded by the coding sequence ATGTCACCCCTGCCGCCCACCGAAGCCGTCACCGAGCAGTGGGAGCAACGGGCCACCCCAGGCCCGCGACCCGCACTGAGCGCCCACGAACGGGTGCTGGCAGTGTGGGAGTACCACCTGCGGGTCTATCGCCGGACCTGGCGTGGCTCGGTCATCTCCCGGGCGCTCATGCCCCTGCTCTTCCTGCTGTCCATGGGGGTCGGGCTCGGGTCGCTGGTCGACCACCGGGCCGGCGGCGTCCACGGCGTGCCGTACCTCGCGTTCGTGGCCCCGGCGATCCTGGCGGTGCAGACCATGTGGGTGGCCAACGGCGAGTCGACGTACCAGGTGCTCGGGTACATCAAGTGGAACATGACCTACCACGCCCAGCTGGCCTCGCCTCTGGGCGTGCGCGACGTGCTCTCAGGGCACTTCCTGGCGGTGGCCTGCCACCTGGTCATGTCCACGTCGTTCTTCATGGTCGTCGCCGCGCTGTTCGGGGGCTTCCACTCCTGGTGGGCCCTGCTGTGCCTGCCGATCGCCGTCCTGACCGGCATGGCCTTCAGCATCCCGATGTTCGCGTTCACCGCGGTGCAGGAGGGTGACAACGGGTTCAACATCCTGTTCCGCTGGATCATCACGCCGATGATGCTCTTCTCCGGGACGTTCTTCCCCATCCAGCAGCTGCCCGTCTGGATGCAGCCGATCGCCTGGGCGACGCCCCTGTGGCACGGCGTCGAGGCCTGTCGCGCGGTGGCCAGCGGCACCATCGCCTGGGGGCCGCTGGCCGGTCACCTGCTCGTCCCGCTGGCGTATGCCGCGGTGGGCTGGTGGCTTGCCGAGCGCGCCTTTGCCCGGAGGCTGGTTCCGTGA
- a CDS encoding ABC transporter permease, with amino-acid sequence MSATTTSTSPAARVARLVPMPAGAGLARMMVERNVTAFRRGWIALVTGFAEPVFYLFSLGIGIGALVHTVTTDSGRVVSYVQFVAPALLATSAMNGAVFDSTFNVFFKLKYARLYDAVLATPMGPRDIAVGEISWSLIRGGMYSALFLAVALVAGAVTSWWAVLALPAAVFIGFAFAAAGMFATTFMRSWVDFDYVTLAIQPMFLFSATFFPLSTYPDALRWLVECTPLYHGVALERALLLGDVGWGVLGHVLYLGVLGGVGVIGAARRLERLLLS; translated from the coding sequence GTGAGCGCGACCACGACTTCGACCTCGCCGGCCGCGCGGGTGGCTCGTCTCGTCCCGATGCCTGCGGGGGCCGGCCTCGCCCGGATGATGGTCGAGCGCAACGTCACGGCGTTCCGACGGGGCTGGATCGCGCTCGTCACCGGGTTTGCCGAGCCGGTGTTCTACCTGTTCTCCCTCGGGATCGGGATCGGCGCCCTAGTGCACACCGTCACCACCGACTCGGGCCGCGTCGTGAGCTACGTGCAGTTCGTCGCGCCGGCGCTGCTGGCGACCTCGGCGATGAACGGCGCCGTGTTCGACTCGACCTTCAACGTGTTCTTCAAGCTGAAGTACGCCCGCCTGTACGACGCCGTGCTGGCCACCCCCATGGGCCCGCGGGACATCGCCGTCGGAGAGATCTCGTGGTCGCTCATCCGCGGCGGGATGTACTCGGCCCTGTTCCTGGCGGTGGCCCTGGTGGCTGGTGCGGTCACCTCCTGGTGGGCCGTGCTGGCCTTGCCCGCGGCCGTGTTCATCGGCTTCGCCTTCGCGGCGGCGGGGATGTTCGCCACGACCTTCATGCGCTCGTGGGTCGACTTCGACTACGTGACCCTGGCGATCCAGCCGATGTTCCTGTTCTCGGCGACCTTCTTCCCGCTGTCGACCTACCCCGATGCGCTGCGATGGCTGGTGGAGTGCACTCCGCTGTACCACGGCGTCGCGCTCGAGCGGGCGCTCCTGCTCGGGGACGTGGGCTGGGGAGTGCTGGGTCACGTGCTGTACCTGGGCGTGCTGGGTGGGGTGGGCGTCATCGGCGCAGCCCGTCGGCTCGAACGACTGCTGCTTTCGTAG
- the recA gene encoding recombinase RecA, whose amino-acid sequence MAATTSSNGIDQKAKSLDSVMGQIEKSFGKGAVMRLGDDIRPPIEVIPTGSIALDIALGIGGLPRGRVVEIYGPESSGKTTVALHAIANAQKAGGIAAFIDAEHALDPEYAKKLGVDTDALLVSQPDTGEQALEIADMLIRSGALDIIVIDSVAALVPRAEIEGEMGDSHVGLQARLMSQALRKLTGAINNTGTTAIFINQLREKIGVMFGSPETTTGGKALKFYASVRLDVRRIETLKDGTEPVGNRTRVKVVKNKVSPPFKQAEFDILYGFGISREGGLIDMGVDQGFVRKAGAWYTYDGDQLGQGKENARQFLKDNPDLADEIEKKIKEKLGIGPQVDKPAIAVVPEVSVEF is encoded by the coding sequence ATGGCTGCAACCACCAGCTCGAACGGCATCGACCAGAAGGCCAAGTCCCTGGACTCCGTCATGGGCCAGATCGAGAAGTCGTTCGGCAAGGGCGCCGTGATGCGCCTGGGCGACGACATCCGACCGCCCATCGAAGTGATCCCCACCGGCTCGATCGCGCTCGACATCGCGCTCGGCATCGGTGGCCTTCCGCGCGGTCGGGTCGTGGAGATCTACGGCCCGGAGTCCTCGGGCAAGACCACCGTCGCCCTGCATGCGATCGCCAACGCGCAGAAGGCCGGCGGCATCGCCGCGTTCATCGACGCCGAGCACGCCCTCGACCCGGAGTACGCCAAGAAGCTGGGGGTCGACACCGACGCTCTGCTCGTCAGCCAGCCCGACACCGGTGAGCAGGCACTCGAGATCGCCGACATGCTGATCCGCTCGGGCGCCCTCGACATCATCGTCATCGACTCCGTCGCGGCGCTGGTTCCCCGTGCCGAGATCGAGGGCGAGATGGGCGACAGCCACGTGGGCCTGCAGGCCAGGCTCATGTCCCAGGCCCTGCGCAAGCTCACCGGCGCCATCAACAACACGGGCACCACCGCCATCTTCATCAACCAGCTCCGCGAGAAGATCGGCGTCATGTTCGGCTCGCCCGAGACGACGACCGGTGGCAAGGCGCTGAAGTTCTACGCCTCGGTCCGACTCGACGTCCGCCGCATCGAGACGCTCAAGGACGGCACCGAACCCGTCGGCAACCGCACCCGCGTCAAGGTCGTCAAGAACAAGGTCTCGCCCCCGTTCAAGCAGGCCGAGTTCGACATCCTCTACGGCTTCGGCATCTCTCGCGAGGGTGGCCTCATCGACATGGGCGTCGACCAGGGCTTCGTCCGCAAGGCCGGTGCCTGGTACACCTACGACGGCGACCAGCTGGGCCAGGGCAAGGAGAACGCCCGGCAGTTCCTCAAGGACAACCCCGACCTGGCCGACGAGATCGAGAAGAAGATCAAGGAGAAGCTCGGCATCGGTCCGCAGGTCGACAAGCCGGCCATAGCTGTCGTCCCTGAGGTCTCCGTCGAGTTCTGA
- a CDS encoding regulatory protein RecX, with protein sequence MTARHDTARAALEAALAATASDRAEARPERPDRPEPAEQSGEPNPYDVARQIALRQLALSPKSRKQLLDKLRQRNCPDDVAEAVLDRLTEVGLIDDEAFAGMLVRSQQAGRGLAKRALARELRTKGVDDETAQAALEAVSSDDERARAERLVAKRLKALHGLEPAVQTRRLAAMLARKGYPSDLVMSVVREAVANAPEHRRD encoded by the coding sequence ATGACTGCGCGACACGACACGGCCAGGGCTGCCCTCGAGGCGGCCCTGGCCGCGACCGCGTCCGACCGAGCCGAGGCCCGGCCCGAGCGGCCCGACCGACCCGAACCGGCCGAACAGTCCGGTGAACCGAACCCCTATGACGTCGCCCGCCAGATCGCCTTGCGCCAGCTCGCGCTGTCACCGAAGAGCCGCAAGCAGCTCCTCGACAAGCTGCGCCAGCGCAACTGCCCCGACGACGTCGCCGAGGCGGTGCTCGACCGCCTCACCGAGGTCGGGCTCATCGACGACGAGGCGTTTGCCGGGATGCTCGTCCGGTCCCAGCAGGCCGGCCGCGGCCTGGCCAAGCGAGCCCTCGCGCGCGAGCTGCGCACCAAGGGCGTCGACGACGAGACGGCGCAGGCCGCGCTGGAGGCGGTCAGCTCCGACGACGAGCGGGCCCGCGCGGAGCGGCTCGTGGCCAAGCGCCTGAAGGCTCTGCACGGGCTCGAGCCCGCTGTGCAGACCCGTCGGCTCGCCGCCATGCTGGCCCGCAAGGGGTACCCCTCCGACCTGGTGATGAGCGTGGTTCGCGAGGCCGTCGCGAACGCGCCGGAGCACCGGCGTGACTGA
- the miaB gene encoding tRNA (N6-isopentenyl adenosine(37)-C2)-methylthiotransferase MiaB gives MSTTTALVAHPTYDVRTHGCQMNVHDSERLAGLLETAGYVDVNSLPADQRPEAADVVVFNTCAVRENADNKLYGNLGQLRPAKTRNPDMQIAVGGCMAQKDRETIVARAPWVDVVFGTNNIGSLPALLDRARHNKRAEVEILESLEVFPSTLPTRRDSAYAGWVSISVGCNNTCTFCIVPSLRGREADRRPGDVLAEIRALVEQGVVEVTLLGQNVNTYGVEFGDRLAFGKLLRACGEIDGLERVRFTSPHPAAFTDDVITAMAQTPNVMPSLHMPLQSGSDKVLKDMRRSYRSAKFLGILDKVRAQIPDAAITTDIIVGFPGETEADFAETLRVVRESRFASAFTFQYSIRPGTPAATMPDQLPKAVVQERYERLIEVQEEVSWAENRRLEGREVEVLVATGEGRKDTATHRLSGRARDNRLVHFAVPEGGERPRPGDLVTVGVTYGAPHHLVADASLAGGAYAVRRSAGGDAWAALQDAPVPGKPGVSLGMPGVGRPAPTAAPTCG, from the coding sequence ATGAGTACCACCACAGCCCTCGTGGCCCACCCCACCTACGACGTCCGCACCCATGGGTGCCAGATGAACGTCCACGACTCCGAGCGGCTGGCCGGGCTGCTCGAGACGGCGGGCTACGTCGACGTCAACAGCCTCCCGGCAGACCAGCGCCCTGAGGCTGCCGACGTGGTCGTCTTCAACACGTGTGCGGTGCGCGAGAACGCCGACAACAAGCTCTACGGCAACCTCGGTCAGCTGCGTCCGGCCAAGACCCGCAACCCCGACATGCAGATCGCCGTCGGCGGCTGCATGGCCCAGAAGGACCGCGAGACCATCGTCGCGCGTGCGCCCTGGGTCGATGTCGTGTTCGGCACCAACAACATCGGCAGCCTCCCGGCCCTGCTCGACCGGGCGCGCCACAACAAGCGCGCGGAGGTCGAGATCCTCGAGAGCCTCGAGGTGTTCCCGAGCACGCTGCCGACGCGACGTGACTCGGCCTATGCCGGCTGGGTCTCGATCTCGGTGGGGTGCAACAACACCTGCACGTTCTGCATCGTCCCGAGCCTGCGTGGTCGTGAGGCCGACCGGCGCCCTGGTGACGTCCTGGCCGAGATCCGGGCGCTCGTCGAGCAGGGGGTCGTCGAGGTGACCCTGCTCGGACAGAACGTCAACACCTATGGCGTCGAGTTCGGCGACCGACTCGCGTTCGGCAAGCTGTTGCGGGCCTGCGGCGAGATCGACGGTCTGGAGCGGGTCCGGTTCACCAGCCCCCACCCCGCGGCATTCACCGACGACGTCATCACCGCGATGGCGCAGACCCCGAACGTCATGCCCAGCCTGCACATGCCGCTGCAGTCGGGCTCCGACAAGGTGCTCAAGGACATGCGCCGGTCCTACCGCAGTGCGAAGTTCCTCGGCATCCTCGACAAGGTCCGCGCCCAGATCCCTGACGCGGCGATCACCACCGACATCATCGTCGGCTTCCCCGGCGAGACCGAGGCCGACTTCGCCGAGACGCTGCGCGTCGTGCGCGAGTCCCGGTTCGCGAGCGCCTTCACCTTCCAGTACTCCATCCGCCCGGGCACCCCGGCCGCGACGATGCCCGACCAGCTGCCCAAGGCGGTCGTCCAGGAGCGTTACGAGCGGCTGATCGAGGTCCAGGAGGAGGTCTCCTGGGCGGAGAACCGCCGCCTCGAGGGGCGCGAGGTCGAGGTGCTCGTCGCCACCGGCGAGGGACGCAAGGACACCGCGACCCACCGACTCTCAGGTCGAGCCCGGGACAACCGGCTGGTGCACTTCGCCGTGCCCGAGGGCGGCGAGCGACCGCGTCCGGGTGACCTGGTCACGGTCGGGGTCACCTACGGCGCGCCTCACCACCTGGTCGCCGACGCCTCCCTCGCGGGTGGCGCGTATGCCGTGCGCCGTTCGGCCGGCGGCGATGCATGGGCGGCGCTCCAGGACGCTCCGGTCCCGGGCAAGCCCGGGGTCTCGCTGGGCATGCCCGGTGTGGGTCGGCCCGCACCCACGGCCGCGCCCACCTGCGGCTGA
- the def gene encoding peptide deformylase produces the protein MTIRPIVITGEPVLHQRAEPVPTFDGTLEQLATDLFETMDAAHGVGLAAPQIGVGLRVFTWAMDNDDGVPARGIIVNPFVSAAKPSVEEPDPHDETEGCLSVPGESFPLKRGERATVSGFDLAGNEVSFEATGWFARCMQHEYDHLNGFLYVDRLSDRWARKARKAVKRQGWGAPGFSWLPGVDPDPFGHDDVEHQHDENQHDL, from the coding sequence ATGACCATCCGGCCCATCGTCATCACCGGCGAGCCCGTCCTGCACCAGCGCGCCGAGCCGGTGCCGACCTTCGACGGAACGCTCGAACAGCTGGCCACCGACCTGTTCGAGACCATGGATGCCGCCCACGGCGTGGGCCTCGCCGCGCCCCAGATCGGGGTGGGCCTGCGGGTGTTCACCTGGGCGATGGACAACGACGACGGGGTGCCGGCTCGCGGCATCATCGTCAACCCGTTCGTCAGTGCGGCCAAGCCCAGCGTCGAGGAGCCGGACCCGCACGACGAGACCGAGGGCTGCTTGTCCGTGCCCGGCGAGAGCTTCCCCCTCAAGCGAGGGGAGCGAGCCACGGTCAGCGGCTTCGACCTCGCGGGCAACGAGGTCTCGTTCGAGGCGACGGGGTGGTTCGCCCGGTGCATGCAGCATGAGTACGACCACCTCAACGGCTTCCTCTACGTCGACCGGCTCAGCGACCGATGGGCCCGCAAGGCGCGCAAGGCCGTGAAGCGTCAAGGCTGGGGCGCCCCGGGGTTCAGCTGGCTGCCCGGAGTGGACCCCGACCCGTTCGGGCACGACGACGTCGAGCACCAGCACGACGAGAACCAGCACGACCTCTGA